The following DNA comes from Serpentinimonas raichei.
GCGCTACCAGGCTGCGCTACGCTCCGACTAAGCTGCATATTGTATGCGCCGCAGGCACCGCTTGGAGGCGGTCGGGCAAAAAAATTTGCTTGAGCGCCTACAGGGTGCTACAATGCAAGGCTTCACGACCAATTGGGCGGGTTTTTACCGGCCCTTTTTTTTTGGCTTGGCACCAAACGCATCAGGGCCCAACACCACACACATGAGCTGGCAGCACACCGTCGCACAGACCGTCACCGGGATGGGATTCGATCTGGTGGATCTGGAACGATCCGCCGGGGGCTTGCTGCGCGTCACCATCGACTGGCCGTGGGTGGGGCCGGATGGCGCAGCGGAGCGCTCCATCACCGTGGAAGACTGCGAACGCGTCACGCGCCAGTTGCAGCTGCTGCTCGAAGTCGAGGCGGTGGAGTACAAGCGGCTCGAAGTGGGCTCGCCCGGCATCGACCGGCCGCTGCGCCACCCGGCCGATTTTGAGCGCTTCCTGGGTTCGGTGATCGATCTCACGCTCAAGCAGCCCATCGGGGCGGCGGCGGCGCAAGGCGGGGTGGCGGTGGCGGCGACCCGCAAAAAATTTCGGGGCACGCTCGAGCGCGCCGCAGCACCCGAGGCGGTGGCCGAGGGTGGCGCAGGCCCAACCGGCACCGCCGAGGGCTTGCAGGCCGCGCAGCCTGCACCCGGCAGCCACTGGCAGATCGTCTGGCGCGACGAGCCGGTGCGCAAACCGGGCCAGCCCGTGAGCAAAAAAGCCCAGCCTGCGCCCTTGCAGGTGCTGGGCTTTGCGCTCGATGAGCTGCGCGAGGCGCGGCTGGCACCGATTGTCAACTTCAAGGGCCGCAGCGCAAGCGCGCCGGCCACTCCCTCCGCCGACGAAGGTGGAAGCAAAATTGCAAAGGCAGAAAAAAAATGAACCGCGAAATGTTGATGCTGATCGACGCCATTTCACGCGAAAAAAACGTAGAGCGCAGCGTGGTGTTGAGCGCGGTCGAGTCCGCCCTGGCCTCGGCCACCAAGAAGCTGTACAAGGGTGAGGTGGACATTCGCGTCAGCGTCAACCCCGACACCGGCGCCTACGAAGCCTTCCGCCGCTGGCTGGTGGTGCCCGACGAGGCCGGCCTGCAAAACCCGGACGCCGAAGAGCTCTACTCCGACGTGGCCGAAGAGCGGTCCGGCATTGCGGTGGGCGAGTACATCGAGCAGCCCATCGAAGCGGTGCCGGTGGGGCGCATCGGTGCCATGGCGGCCAAGCAGGTGATCTTGCAGCGCATTCGCGACGCCGAGCGCGAAATGCTGCTCAACGACTTCATGAGCCGCGGCGACAAGATTTTTGTCGGCACCGTCAAGCGCCTCGACAAGGGCGATGTGATCGTCGAGAGCGGGCGCGTCGAAGGCCGGCTCAAGCGCTCCGAAATGATCCCCAAAGAAAACCTGCGCAGCGCCGACCGCGTGCGCGCCATGATCATGGAGGTGGACCTGACGCTGCGCGGGGCCCCGATTTTGCTCTCGCGTTCCGCGCCCGAGTTCATGATCGAGCTGTTTCGCCAAGAGGTGCCCGAGATCGAGCAAGGGCTGCTGGAGATCAAATCCTGCGCCCGCGACCCCGGCTCGCGCGCCAAGATCGCCGTCAAGTCCTACGACAAACGCATCGACCCGATCGGTACCTGCGTCGGCATGCGCGGCTCGCGCGTCAATGCCGTGACCAATGAGCTCGCCGGCGAGCGGGTCGATATCGTGCTCTGGAGCGAAGACCCGGCGCAGTTCGTGATCGGTGCGCTGGCGCCGGCCAATGTGCAGTCGATCGTCGTCGATGAAGAGCGCCACGCCATGGACGTGGTGGTGGACGAGGAAAACCTGGCGATTGCGATCGGCCGTGGCGGCCAAAATGTGCGCCTAGCCGCTGACCTCACCGGCTGGAAAATCAACATCATGACGGCCGAAGAATCAACGGCCAAGCAGGCGCAGGAGTCCGATGCGATCCGCGCCCTGTTCATGGCCAAACTCGACGTCGACCAAGAGATGGCCGACATCCTGATCGGCGAGGGCTTTGCCAGCCTCGAAGAAGTGGCCTATGTGCCGCTGCAAGAGATGCTGGAGATCGCGTCCTTCGACGAGGAAACCGTGCACGAACTGCGCGCACGCGCCAAAAACGCCTTGCTGACGCTGGAAATCGCCAAAGAGGAGCGGGTGGAAGACGCGGTGCGCGATTTGCGCGACCTCGAGGGCCTAAACCCCGAGCTGATGGCGCAACTGGCCGCCGCGGGCGTGCACAACCTCGACGACTTGGCCGATTTGGCGACCGATGAGCTAATCGAAATCACCGGACTGGGTGCCGAAGAGGCGACCGCATTGATCATGCGCGCGCGCCAGCACTGGTTCACCACCGATCAGGACCCAGCGCCAAGCTCGCAGTCCTAAGACGGCCAGCGACACGGAGAACCGAACACATGACCAGTAAAACCGTCGCAGACTTTGCCGCCGAACTCAATCAACCCACGGCTTTGCTGCTGGAGCAGTTGGGGAGTGCCGGGGTGCTCAAGCAGTCCGGTGCCGACCCGATTTCAGAGTCCGACAAGCAGCGCTTGCTCGGATTCCTGCAGGCCAGCCACGGCACGGCCAGTGCCGAGCGCAAAAAAATCACCCTGACCAAAAAATCGACCAGCGAGATCAAGCAGGCCGACGCATCGGGGCGGGCGCGCACGATCCAGGTCGAGGTGCGCAAGAAGCGCACCTTCGTGCGCCGCGACGACGAGCCAGTCGGCAGCCCGAGCGCGGCAGAGGAGCCGGCCACCGAAGTGGACGAGGCAGCCGAGGCGATCTCGCACCAAGCGCAGCAGGCCGAGCTGGAGCGGCTTGAAGAGCAAGCGCGCCATCAAGCCGAGCAAATTCGGCTCCAGGAAGAAGAGCTGGCGCGCCAGCGCCTGGAGCGGCAGCAGCAGCAGGAGCGCGAGGCCCAAGAGCAGCAGGCTGCCCTTGAGCTGGAACGCCAGCGCCAATTGGCGTTGCAGCGGGCGCGCGCCGAACAAGAGGTGCAACAGAGCCGCCAACGCGGTGCCAAGCCTGCCACGGTGCCACCGCCCGCGCCGGCCGCTGCGCCAGCCGCCGAACTGGCCGCCCAGCAAGCCGCCGAGCTGTCTGCCAAGCAAGCCGCCGAATTGGCGAGCAAGCAAGCCGCCGAGTTGGCCACGGAGAAGGCCGCTGCCCAGCGGCTGGTGGACGAACAACGCGCCCTCGACCTCGATCAGCGCCGCCAAAAGGCGCTGGCCGAGGCGCAGGCGATCCGCGACATGATGGCGGCCCCGAAGAAGGTGCTGCTGGCCAAAAAACCCGAAGAGCCCAAGCCAGCCCCGGCTGCCGAGGCCAAGCCTGGCCTCAAGGGCACGCTGCACAAGCCAGCCGGCACGCCGGCACCGGCCAAACCGGGCGCGGCCAAACCCGCCGCACCAGGTGCAGCGGCTGCGGGGGCGGGCAAAAAAGAAGTCAAATCCGAAGCCCTGTCCTCCACTTGGAAGGACGAAGCGGCCAAGAAAAAAGAAGTCAAAGGGCGTACTGGCAACACCAGCGCGGTGCGTTCCAGCGGCACCGCGTGGCGCGCCAGCAGCAAGGGCGGTGGAAGGCGCGGCTCCGGTGGCCGCGACGAGCGCTCACACGGCTTTGATTCGGCCCAGTCCGAGGCCAAGGTGATCGAGGTGCACGTGCCCGAGACCATCACCGTGGCCGAACTGGCGCACAAGATGGCGCTCAAGTCGTCCGAGGTCATCAAGCAGTTGATGAAGCTGGGCCAGATGGTCACCATCAACCAGTCGCTGGACCAGGACACGGCCATGATCGTGGTCGAAGAACTGGGGCACCAGGCGGTGGCGGCAGCGCTCGACGACCCAGAGGCCTTCACCGAAGAAGAAACCGCGCAACAGCAGGCCGAAAGCCTGACACGCGCGCCGGTGGTCACGGTCATGGGCCACGTGGACCACGGCAAGACTTCGCTGCTCGACTACATCCGGCGCACCAAGGTGGCGGCGGGCGAGGCGGGCGGCATCACACAGCACATCGGCGCTTACCACGTGGAAACCCCGCGCGGCATGGTGACCTTCCTCGACACCCCCGGCCACGAGGCCTTCACGGCCATGCGGGCCCGCGGCGCCCAGGCCACCGACGTGGTGATTCTGGTTTGCGCCGCCGACGACGGCGTGATGCCGCAGACCAAAGAAGCCATCAAGCACGCCAAAGCGGCCAATGTGCCAATCGTGGTGGCCCTGACCAAGGCCGACAAGCCCGAAGCCAACCTGGAGCGCGTCAAGGCCGGGCTGGTGGCCGAGCAGGTGGTGCCCGAAGAATTCGGCGGCGATTCGCCCTTTGTGGCGGTGTCGTCCAAGACTGGCATGGGCATCGACGCGCTGCTGGAGCAGGTGCTGCTGCAAGCCGAGGTGCTCGAACTCAAGGCCCCGGTCGCTGCCAACGCCAAGGGGCTGGTGATCGAAGCCCGGCTCGACAAGGGCCGCGGCGCCGTGGCCACGGTGCTGGTGCAATCGGGCACGCTCAAGGTCGGCGACGTGGTGCTGGCCGGCCAGACTTCGGGCCGGGTGCGCGCCATGCTGGACGAAAACGGCCGCTCGACCAAAGAAGCCGGGCCTTCGATCCCGGTCGAAATTCAGGGCTTGTCCGAGGTGCCGCGCGCCGGTGACAGCTTCATGGTGCTGGCCGACGAGCGCCGGGCGCGCGAGATCGCCACCTACCGCGCCGGCAAGTTTCGCTCCACCAAGCTGGCCAAGCAGCAAGCGGCCAAGCTGGAAAACATGTTTGCCGACATGCAGGCGGGCGAGGTGCAGACCCTGCCCATCATCATCAAGTCCGACGTGCAGGGCTCGCAAGAGGCGCTGGCCACTTCGCTGCTCAAGCTCTCGACCGACGAGGTGCGGGTGCAACTGGTGTATGCGGGCGTGGGCGCGATCAGCGAGTCCGACGTCAACCTAGCGATCGCCTCGAAAGCGATCGTGATCGGCTTTAACGTGCGCGCCGACGTGGGTGCGCGCAAGCAGGCCGAGGCCACCGGCATCGATCTGCACTACTACAACATCATCTACGACGCGGTCGATGAGCTCAAGGCCGCCATGTCGGGCATGTTGGCACCGGAAAAGCGCGAGGAAATCATCGGCACGGCCGAAATCCGCACCGTGTTCGTGGCCTCCAAAATCGGCACCGTCGCCGGCTCCATGGTCACCGACGGCCACATCACACGCAGCGCGCATTTCCGCCTGCTGCGCGACAACGTGGTGATCTACACCGGCGAGATCGAATCCTTGAAGCGCATGAAGGACGATGTGCGCGAGGTCAAAGAAGGCTTCGAGTGCGGCATCAAGCTCAAAAACTACAACGACATCAAAGAAGGCGACACGCTGGAGGTCTTTGAAATCAAGGAAGTGGCGCGTACACTCTGATTGCCGAGCGCAAAGCCATGCCAAACAAAAAAGCCCCCTCCAACCGCAGCTTCAAGGTCGCCGACCAGATTCAGCGCGACTTGAGCGAGTTGATCGCACGCGAGTTGAAAGACCCGCGTGTGGGCATGGTCACGCTGCAAGCAATCGAGCTCACGCCCGATTACGCGCACGCCAATGTGTATTTCAGCGTGCTCACGGGCGATGCGCAGCAGGCGCTGGAAGGGCTCAACCAAGCGGCCGGGTTTTTGCGCAATGGCTTGTTCAAGCGGCTGCACATCCACACCGTGCCGACGCTGCACTTTGTGTTCGACCGCACGCC
Coding sequences within:
- the infB gene encoding translation initiation factor IF-2 gives rise to the protein MTSKTVADFAAELNQPTALLLEQLGSAGVLKQSGADPISESDKQRLLGFLQASHGTASAERKKITLTKKSTSEIKQADASGRARTIQVEVRKKRTFVRRDDEPVGSPSAAEEPATEVDEAAEAISHQAQQAELERLEEQARHQAEQIRLQEEELARQRLERQQQQEREAQEQQAALELERQRQLALQRARAEQEVQQSRQRGAKPATVPPPAPAAAPAAELAAQQAAELSAKQAAELASKQAAELATEKAAAQRLVDEQRALDLDQRRQKALAEAQAIRDMMAAPKKVLLAKKPEEPKPAPAAEAKPGLKGTLHKPAGTPAPAKPGAAKPAAPGAAAAGAGKKEVKSEALSSTWKDEAAKKKEVKGRTGNTSAVRSSGTAWRASSKGGGRRGSGGRDERSHGFDSAQSEAKVIEVHVPETITVAELAHKMALKSSEVIKQLMKLGQMVTINQSLDQDTAMIVVEELGHQAVAAALDDPEAFTEEETAQQQAESLTRAPVVTVMGHVDHGKTSLLDYIRRTKVAAGEAGGITQHIGAYHVETPRGMVTFLDTPGHEAFTAMRARGAQATDVVILVCAADDGVMPQTKEAIKHAKAANVPIVVALTKADKPEANLERVKAGLVAEQVVPEEFGGDSPFVAVSSKTGMGIDALLEQVLLQAEVLELKAPVAANAKGLVIEARLDKGRGAVATVLVQSGTLKVGDVVLAGQTSGRVRAMLDENGRSTKEAGPSIPVEIQGLSEVPRAGDSFMVLADERRAREIATYRAGKFRSTKLAKQQAAKLENMFADMQAGEVQTLPIIIKSDVQGSQEALATSLLKLSTDEVRVQLVYAGVGAISESDVNLAIASKAIVIGFNVRADVGARKQAEATGIDLHYYNIIYDAVDELKAAMSGMLAPEKREEIIGTAEIRTVFVASKIGTVAGSMVTDGHITRSAHFRLLRDNVVIYTGEIESLKRMKDDVREVKEGFECGIKLKNYNDIKEGDTLEVFEIKEVARTL
- the rbfA gene encoding 30S ribosome-binding factor RbfA, with protein sequence MPNKKAPSNRSFKVADQIQRDLSELIARELKDPRVGMVTLQAIELTPDYAHANVYFSVLTGDAQQALEGLNQAAGFLRNGLFKRLHIHTVPTLHFVFDRTPERAADMNALIAQAVASRSKESD
- the nusA gene encoding transcription termination factor NusA, whose protein sequence is MNREMLMLIDAISREKNVERSVVLSAVESALASATKKLYKGEVDIRVSVNPDTGAYEAFRRWLVVPDEAGLQNPDAEELYSDVAEERSGIAVGEYIEQPIEAVPVGRIGAMAAKQVILQRIRDAEREMLLNDFMSRGDKIFVGTVKRLDKGDVIVESGRVEGRLKRSEMIPKENLRSADRVRAMIMEVDLTLRGAPILLSRSAPEFMIELFRQEVPEIEQGLLEIKSCARDPGSRAKIAVKSYDKRIDPIGTCVGMRGSRVNAVTNELAGERVDIVLWSEDPAQFVIGALAPANVQSIVVDEERHAMDVVVDEENLAIAIGRGGQNVRLAADLTGWKINIMTAEESTAKQAQESDAIRALFMAKLDVDQEMADILIGEGFASLEEVAYVPLQEMLEIASFDEETVHELRARAKNALLTLEIAKEERVEDAVRDLRDLEGLNPELMAQLAAAGVHNLDDLADLATDELIEITGLGAEEATALIMRARQHWFTTDQDPAPSSQS
- a CDS encoding ribosome maturation factor; this translates as MSWQHTVAQTVTGMGFDLVDLERSAGGLLRVTIDWPWVGPDGAAERSITVEDCERVTRQLQLLLEVEAVEYKRLEVGSPGIDRPLRHPADFERFLGSVIDLTLKQPIGAAAAQGGVAVAATRKKFRGTLERAAAPEAVAEGGAGPTGTAEGLQAAQPAPGSHWQIVWRDEPVRKPGQPVSKKAQPAPLQVLGFALDELREARLAPIVNFKGRSASAPATPSADEGGSKIAKAEKK